The Brassica napus cultivar Da-Ae chromosome C7, Da-Ae, whole genome shotgun sequence genome has a segment encoding these proteins:
- the LOC106410386 gene encoding glycine-rich RNA-binding protein 3, mitochondrial-like, producing MAFLSKLGNILKQTNAKGSLSTSPSLFQAIRCMSSSKLFIGGMEYGMNEDSLREAFSKYGEVVETRVILDRETGRSRGFGFVTFTSTEAASSAIQALDGQDLHGRIVKVNYAHDRTSGGGYGGGGGGYGGGGYGGGGYGGGGYGGGGGYGGGSGGYGSGASGGGYGSGTGGYGGGYGASGGYGSSGSGYGEGSTASAGAVGGYGEGSAASAGAVGGYNGSNGYGEGSTASAGDVGGYNGSSGYATGNTYGSNNGGFAGENQFGGNPVGNSSQFGVGGEAQFGSSMEKPEMMNGPVGDFEDDTDVAKRA from the exons ATGGCTTTTCTGAGTAAGTTGGGAAACATATTGAAGCAGACCAATGCTAAGGGCTCTTTATCAACAAGCCCTTCGCTTTTCCAGGCGATAAGGTGCATGTCGTCTTCTAAGCTCTTTATTGGAG GTATGGAATATGGGATGAACGAGGATAGCTTAAGAGAGGCTTTCAGCAAATACGGTGAAGTCGTCGAAA CTAGAGTTATTTTGGATCGTGAGACTGGTAGGTCGAGGGGGTTTGGATTTGTCACATTCACCTCCACAGAGGCTGCCTCTAGTGCTATCCAGGCTTTGGACGGCCAG GATCTCCATGGCAGGATTGTAAAAGTGAATTATGCACATGATAGAACAAGTGGCGGTGGCTATGGAGGAGGCGGTGGTGGCTATGGGGGTGGGGGCTATGGCGGTGGTGGCTATGGAGGTGGAGGTTATGGCGGTGGTGGCGGCTATGGAGGAGGTTCTGGTGGCTATGGAAGTGGTGCAAGTGGTGGTGGATATGGTAGCGGGACTGGTGGCTATGGTGGTGGATATGGTGCAAGCGGTGGCTATGGATCTAGCGGCAGCGGTTATGGTGAGGGTTCGACTGCAAGTGCAGGTGCTGTTGGTGGTTATGGTGAAGGTTCGGCTGCAAGTGCAGGCGCTGTTGGTGGCTATAATGGAAGTAATGGTTATGGTGAAGGTTCAACCGCAAGTGCAGGTGATGTTGGTGGCTACAATGGAAGTAGTGGTTATGCTACTGGCAATACTTACGGTAGCAACAATGGTGGATTCGCTGGAGAGAACCAGTTTGGAGGAAACCCTGTTGGCAACAGCTCTCAGTTTGGTGTTGGCGGTGAGGCTCAGTTTGGAAGCAGCATGGAGAAACCTGAGATGATGAATGGACCAGTGGGA
- the LOC106410935 gene encoding DEAD-box ATP-dependent RNA helicase 10 yields MEEENEVVKTFEELGVREELVKACERLGWKNPTKIQTEALPYALEGKDVIGLAQTGSGKTGAFALPILQALLQFVNDAEPKKGRRPDPAFFACVLSPTRELAIQIAEQFEALGSDISLRCAVLVGGIDRMQQTIALGKRPHVIVATPGRLWDHMSDTKGFSLKTLKYLVLDEADRLLNEDFEKSLNQILEEIPRDRKTYLFSATMTKKVRKLQRACLRNPVKIEAASKYSTVDTLKQQYRFVPAKYKDCYLVYILTEMPDSTSMIFTRTCDGTRFMALMLRSLGFRAIPISGQMTQSKRLGALNKFKAGECNILVCTDVASRGLDIPSVDMVINYDIPTNSKDYIHRVGRTARAGRSGVGISLVNQYELEWYLQIEKLIGKKLPEYPAEEDEVLSLLERVSEAKKLSAMNMKESGGRKKRRGEDDEESERFLDGNKGGNKGGNRDKKSSKKFKR; encoded by the exons ATGGAGGAAGAGAACGAAGTGGTGAAGACGTTTGAAGAGCTTGGTGTGCGTGAGGAGCTTGTGAAAGCTTGCGAGAGGCTGGGATGGAAGAACCCTACTAAGATTCAAACTGAAGCTCTTCCTTATGCTCTTGAAG GGAAAGATGTAATTGGACTTGCGCAGACCGGCTCTGGTAAAACCGGAGCCTTTGCGTTGCCGATATTGCAAGCACTTCTTCAGTTTGTTAATGATGCTGAGCCTAAGAAAGGACGTAGACCTGATCCTGCCTTCTTCGCCTGTGTTTTGTCTCCAACTAG AGAGCTAGCAATCCAGATTGCTGAGCAGTTTGAAGCTCTAGGATCTGATATAAGTCTTAGATGTGCTGTG ctTGTTGGAGGTATTGACAGGATGCAGCAAACTATTGCTCTTGGAAAACGGCCTCATGTTATT GTTGCAACACCTGGTCGTCTATGGGATCACATGTCTGACACTAAAGGCTTTTCTCTCAAGACGTTGAAATATCTG gtTCTTGATGAAGCAGATAGACTGCTGAATGAAGATTTTGAGAAATCTCTTAATCAGATTTTGGAAGAGATCCCTCGTGACCGTAAAACGTATCTCTTTTCAGCAACTATGACTAAAAAG GTTCGGAAACTTCAAAGAGCATGCTTAAGGAATCCTGTGAAG ATTGAGGCTGCCTCCAAATACTCCACAGTTGATACTCTAAAACAGCAGTATCGGTTTGTTCCTGCTAAATACAAG gaCTGCTACCTTGTGTACATTCTGACCGAAATGCCTGACTCAACATCGATGATATTCACCCGAACTTGTGACGGTACTCGTTTTATGGCTTTGATGCTTCGGAGCCTTGGTTTTAGAGCCATTCCTATCAGTGGTCAGATGACTCAG TCAAAGAGATTAGGAGCGTTGAATAAGTTCAAAGCAGGGGAATGTAACATCTTGGTTTGCACTGATGTGGCTAGCAGAGGGCTCGATATCCCATCTGTTGATATGGTTATTAATTACGACATTCCCACAAATTCAAAG GATTACATCCATAGAGTTGGAAGAACAGCTCGTGCTGGACGTTCTGGTGTTGGGATATCACTTGTAAACCAGTATGAACTCGAATGGTACTTGCAAATTGAAAAACTCATAG GCAAGAAGCTGCCTGAGTATCCAGCTGAGGAGGACGAAGTCTTGTCATTGTTGGAGAGAGTCTCAGAAGCCAAAAAGTTATCCGCAATG AATATGAAAGAATCAGGAGgtaggaagaagagaagaggagaagatgatgaagagagTGAGAGGTTCTTGGATGGTAACAAAGGTGGTAACAAAGGAGGTAACAGGGACAAGAAATCTTCCAAGAAGTTCAAACGATAA
- the LOC106410936 gene encoding nuclear transport factor 2 isoform X2: MAQQEASPSPGAEVVGRAFVEQYYHILHQSPGLVHRFYQDSSLLTRPDATGAVTTVTTMLAINDKILSLKYEEYTAEIETADAQESHERGVIVLVTGRLTGNDNVRKKFSQTFFLAPQDKGYFVLNDVFRFLEENKVTTQAINGTTTRDVHTPVEPERVVVSREAEVEPEPVATIEEEEDLDSVAEVYDPSDKDEGVVVDAEPIEPPAQISHSEVPSLPQGDAPKHSYASILKLMKSGPAPTTQVARSKPRAAAPVVTKPKPAAPPAEPAAAAPENVPNSSNVDVEDDGHSIYVRNLTFDTTPTQLEEVFKSFGAIKHEGIQVRSNKQGFCFGFVEFETASGKQSALEASPVTIGDRQAVLEEKKTNSRGGGNNGGGRGRYFGGRGGFRNESFKGGRGGGGGRGGYGRGEYSGRPRSSNPRNNGEGYQRVPQNGGSGRGGHGGPRGGASS; the protein is encoded by the exons atGGCACAGCAGGAAGCTAGCCCTTCCCCTGGCGCTGAGGTTGTTGGCCGCGCCTTTGTGGAGCAATACTATCACATTCTCCACCAGTCTCCCGGTTTAGTTCACCGGTTTTATCAGGATTCCAGCTTGTTAACCAGACCTGATGCGACCGGTGCTGTGACTACTGTCACAACTATGCTA gcGATCAACGATAAGATCCTGTCATTGAAATACGAAGAGTACACTGCCGAGATAGAAACTGCGGATGCTCAGGAGTCTCATGAGAGAGGCGTCATCGTCCTGGTGACGGGACGTTTAACCGGGAACGATAACGTGAGGAAGAAGTTCAGCCAAACTTTCTTCTTGGCTCCACAGGACAAGGGCTACTTTGTCTTGAACGACGTGTTTCGCTTCCTCGAGGAAAATAAGGTGACAACGCAAGCCATCAATGGAACAACCACCAGAGATGTTCACACTCCTGTGGAACCAGAACGTGTTGTTGTCAGTCGCGAGGCCGAGGTGGAGCCAGAGCCAGTTGCTACTATTGAGGAGGAGGAAGATCTTGACAGTGTGGCGGAGGTGTACGATCCTTCTGATAAAGATGAAGGAGTTGTTGTTGACGCTGAGCCTATCGAACCTCCAGCGCAAATAAGTCACAGTGAGGTTCCATCACTGCCTCAGGGAGATGCTCCTAAGCATTCATATGCTTCAATC CTCAAACTGATGAAAAGCGGTCCAGCACCAACAACACAAGTTGCTCGGAGCAAGCCAAGAGCAGCAGCTCCTGTCGTTACCAAACCGAAGCCAGCTGCTCCTCCTGCTGAGCCTGCAGCAGCAGCACCAGAGAATGTTCCAAACAGTAGCAATGTTGATGTTGAAG ATGATGGACATTCGATTTATGTTCGAAACTTAACTTTCGACACTACACCAACACAGCTTGAAGAGGTGTTCAAGAGCTTTGGTGCTATCAAGCATGAAGGGATTCAAGTCAGAAGCAATAAG CAAGGTTTCTGTTTTGGTTTTGTGGAGTTTGAAACGGCTAGCGGGAAGCAAAGTGCTCTCGAG GCCTCACCGGTTACAATTGGTGATCGTCAAGCTGTTTTAGAGGAGAAGAAAACAAACAGTCGAG GAGGAGGTAACAATGGAGGTGGAAGGGGTAGGTACTTTGGGGGAAGAGGAGGCTTCAGAAACGAGAGTTTCAAAGGAGGacgtggtggaggaggaggaagaggaggctATGGAAGAGGTGAATATTCCGGTAGACCAAGGAGTTCAAACCCTCGGAACAATGGAGAAGGTTACCAAAGGGTTCCTCAAAACGGAGGGAGTGGAAGAGGAGGACATGGTGGGCCTCGCGGTGGTGCTTCATCTTAA
- the LOC106409231 gene encoding replication protein A 70 kDa DNA-binding subunit D-like yields MQTSVTPDAISAVLSNPSFDSSSSDRSEIVVQVVDLKPIGNRYTFSANDGKTRVKAMFTASLTPEIISGKIQNLGLIRLLDFTVNDISGKSTKYLLVTKCESVASALDSEVDLEGKSEEEGGEAKRQKLDHSPMSDVVSTGITLKPKQEFVAKSASQIITEQRGNAAPAARMSMTRRVHPLLSLNPYQGSWTIKVRVTNKGVMRNYRNARGEGCVFNVELTDEEGTQIQATMFNDAARKFYDRFQLGKVYYISRGSLKLANKQFKTVQNDYEMTLNENSEVEEASDEEMFVPETKFNFVPIEELGMYVNQKELIDIIGVVQSVSPTMSIRRRTDNEMIPKRDITLADESKKTVVVSLWNNLATSIGQELLDMADKSPVIAIKSLKVGDFQGVSLSTISRSNVVINPESPEAKKLKSWYDFEGKETSMSSIGSGMSPSAKNGSWSMYADRVPLSQITSNPSLGEDKPVFFSTRGYISFIKPDQTMWYQGCKTCNKKVTEAIDSGYWCESCQKKDEECRLRYIMVVKVSDSTGEAWFSSFNDEAEKIIGCSADELNKLRSEGGEVNEFQTKLKEATWSSHAFRISVTQNEYNGEKRQRITVKAVAPVDFAAESRLLLQDISKKNTSASH; encoded by the exons atgcAGACTTCAGTGACCCCAGATGCTATCTCCGCCGTGTTGTCAAACCCATCTTTCGATTCGTCGTCTTCAGATCGATCTGAGATCGTCGTTCAAGTCGTTGATCTCAAGCCTATCGGCAATCGATACAC ATTCAGTGCTAATGATGGGAAGACGAGAGTCAAAGCAATGTTTACTGCTTCGCTAACACCTGAGATCATTTCTGGGAAGATCCAGAATCTGGGTCTGATCCGTCTCCTTGATTTCACTGTTAACGACATCTCAGGCAAATCAACCAa ATACTTACTTGTGACAAAATGTGAGTCTGTTGCTTCCGCGCTTGATTCCGAGGTTGACTTGGAGGGTAAAAGCGAAGAGGAGGGTGGTGAGGCCAAGAGGCAGAAGCTAGATCACTCTCCCATGAGTGATGTTGTTTCCACTGGGATCACGTTGAAACCTAAGCAAGAGTTTGTTGCCAAATCAGCTTCTCAGATAATCACTGAACAGAGGGGAAA tgCTGCACCAGCTGCGAGAATGTCCATGACCAGAAGAGTTCACCCACTTTTGTCCTTGAATCCTTATCAAGGAAGCTGGACCATCAAAGTCCGAGTCACTAACAAGGGAGTCATGAGAAACTACAGAAACGCTAGGGGAGAAGGATGTGTCTTCAATGTTGAACTAACAGATGAAGAA GGAACACAGATTCAAGCCACGATGTTCAATGATGCTGCACGGAAGTTTTATGACAGGTTCCAGCTGGGAAAGGTGTATTATATATCAAGGGGATCACTTAAGCTTGCTAACAAGCAGTTCAAGACAGTTCAGAATGATTACGAGATGACACTGAATGAAAATTCAGAGGTGGAAGAAGCTAGTGACGAGGAAATGTTCGTTCCTGAGACTAAATTCAACTTTGTACCCATTGAAGAGTTGGGTATGTATGTGAATCAGAAGGAGCTTATTG ATATTATTGGAGTTGTTCAAAGTGTTTCCCCTACCATGAGTATTAGAAGGAGAACTGACAATGAGATGATACCCAAGAGGGATATAACTTTGGCTGATGAGTCAAAAAAGACTGTTGTGGTGTCACTGTGGAACAACTTGGCAACCAGCATAGGTCAAGAACTGCTAGACATGGCTGATAAGTCTCCTGTGATTGCAATCAAGTCTCTCAAAGTTGGAGACTTTCAAG gtGTTTCATTGTCCACCATCAGCAGAAGCAATGTAGTGATTAATCCTGAATCACCAGAAGCCAAAAAGCTTAAATCTTGGTATGATTTTGAAGGCAAGGAAACATCCATGTCTTCCATTGGCTCAGGGATGAGCCCATCTGCCAAGAATGGATCTTGGTCTATGTATGCTGATCGAGTCCCTCTCTCTCAAATCACAAGCAACCCATCTCTAGGCGAGGACAAG CCTGTGTTTTTCAGCACTAGGGGTTACATAAGCTTCATCAAACCGGACCAGACAATGTGGTATCAAGGTTGTAAGACTTGTAACAAGAAAGTAACTGAAGCAATAGACTCTGGTTACTGGTGCGAAAGTTGCCagaaaaaagatgaagaatGCAGATTAAG GTACATAATGGTAGTGAAAGTCTCTGACTCGACAGGAGAAGCTTGGTTTTCCTCATTCAATGACGAAGCAGAGAAGATTATTGGATGTTCAGCTGATGAGCTCAACAAACTAAGATCAGAG GGAGGTGAAGTGAATGAATTTCAGACAAAGCTGAAAGAAGCAACATGGTCCTCTCATGCCTTCAGGATCAGTGTCACTCAGAACGAGTATAACGGTGAGAAGAGGCAGAGGATAACTGTTAAAGCGGTAGCTCCTGTTGATTTTGCTGCTGAGTCAAGATTACTGCTCCAAGACATCTCCAAGAAGAACACATCAGCTTCTCATTAG
- the LOC106410754 gene encoding exocyst complex component EXO70E2 isoform X2, whose protein sequence is MILEAGVSKAKADLFFQALHDVQRVLTSFKALPIRTNKKEKDVYNQAAVVLDIAMFRLEKELCDVLNQYKQHVQPQYLSVSSRGKDIVYDESFVSLDDVVVEATDDQQILGSNNVVLLDPLVIPHIKAIAKAMFACDYGQAFCEAFITVRRDALDEYMSTTLEMERFSCVDVLGMQWEDLNGEMRKWTKVLKIVTLVYLASEKQLCDKILVDFEPSSAACFVEISKDTVLSLLAFGEAVSLRSCQPEMLERFLGMYEVSAELLLDVDNLFGDETGSFLRMAFHELAKTLADRTVATFSTFKNAIASDESTRAFSGGGIHHLTRYVMNYLKLLPEYKDALNTLLGNMQVDDSIPEKTGQDILPSTFSPMARHLRSIVTALESTLERKAQLYAEEPLKYIFLMNNCHYMVQKVKTSELRHFFGDEWIRKHIASYQHNVTDYERATWSSVLSLLKDNSKDSVSTSRDRCRLFCLAFDDVYKNQTRWSVPDPELRDDLHISTSVKVVQSYRGFLGRNAAGIGGKHVRYTCEDIESLLLDLFECLPSPRSLRSSRRR, encoded by the coding sequence ATGATATTGGAAGCTGGTGTCTCTAAAGCTAAAGCTGATCTGTTCTTCCAAGCCCTCCACGATGTTCAAAGAGTTCTTACGAGTTTCAAAGCTTTGCCCATCAGAACCAACAAGAAGGAGAAAGATGTTTACAACCAAGCTGCGGTTGTTCTTGACATCGCGATGTTTAGGCTCGAGAAAGAGCTCTGCGATGTCCTGAATCAGTACAAACAGCATGTACAGCCTCAGTACTTGTCCGTCAGTTCCCGTGGAAAGGATATTGTTTACGATGAGTCCTTTGTCTCCCTAGATGATGTTGTTGTTGAAGCTACTGATGACCAACAGATATTGGGATCCAACAATGTCGTTTTACTCGATCCCCTCGTCATTCCTCACATCAAAGCTATTGCAAAGGCGATGTTCGCTTGCGACTATGGTCAAGCATTCTGCGAAGCTTTCATCACCGTCAGAAGAGACGCTCTCGATGAGTACATGTCCACCACTCTCGAAATGGAGAGATTCAGCTGCGTGGACGTTCTTGGAATGCAGTGGGAGGACTTGAACGGTGAGATGAGAAAATGGACGAAGGTGTTAAAGATCGTGACTCTGGTCTACCTCGCCAGCGAAAAGCAGCTCTGCGACAAGATCTTGGTAGACTTCGAGCCGAGCTCCGCCGCTTGCTTCGTCGAGATCTCGAAAGATACAGTACTATCTCTCCTCGCCTTTGGCGAAGCTGTGTCCCTCAGATCATGCCAGCCTGAGATGCTGGAGCGCTTCCTCGGCATGTACGAGGTTTCGGCAGAGCTTCTCTTGGACGTTGATAACCTCTTCGGTGATGAAACGGGGTCGTTTCTAAGAATGGCTTTCCACGAGCTGGCGAAGACGCTAGCTGATCGTACGGTTGCGACGTTCTCGACGTTCAAAAACGCAATAGCCTCTGATGAATCCACACGCGCCTTCTCTGGCGGCGGAATACATCACCTGACCAGGTATGTAATGAACTACTTGAAGCTTCTACCTGAGTACAAAGATGCACTAAACACACTCCTCGGGAACATGCAAGTCGACGACTCGATCCCGGAGAAGACAGGACAAGACATCCTCCCTTCCACGTTCTCTCCCATGGCGAGACACCTCAGATCAATCGTCACAGCTCTAGAATCCACCCTCGAACGCAAAGCTCAGCTCTACGCAGAGGAGCCGCTTAAGTACATCTTCTTGATGAACAACTGTCATTACATGGTCCAGAAGGTGAAAACATCAGAGCTGAGACACTTCTTCGGAGACGAGTGGATCAGGAAACACATCGCGAGCTACCAACACAACGTCACGGACTACGAGAGAGCCACGTGGAGCTCTGTCCTCTCTCTGCTTAAAGACAACAGCAAAGACTCTGTTTCCACCTCGAGAGACAGATGCAGGCTCTTCTGTCTCGCGTTCGATGATGTTTACAAGAACCAGACTCGCTGGTCGGTCCCTGATCCTGAGCTGAGGGATGATCTTCACATCTCGACCTCTGTCAAAGTTGTTCAGTCCTACAGAGGGTTTCTCGGAAGAAATGCAGCTGGTATAGGTGGGAAACACGTGAGATACACTTGTGAAGACATTGAGAGTTTGCTTCTTGATCTCTTTGAGTGTTTGCCTTCTCCAAGATCATTGCGCAGCTCTCGTAGGAGATGA
- the LOC106410936 gene encoding nuclear transport factor 2 isoform X1 codes for MAQQEASPSPGAEVVGRAFVEQYYHILHQSPGLVHRFYQDSSLLTRPDATGAVTTVTTMLAINDKILSLKYEEYTAEIETADAQESHERGVIVLVTGRLTGNDNVRKKFSQTFFLAPQDKGYFVLNDVFRFLEENKVTTQAINGTTTRDVHTPVEPERVVVSREAEVEPEPVATIEEEEDLDSVAEVYDPSDKDEGVVVDAEPIEPPAQISHSEVPSLPQGDAPKHSYASILKLMKSGPAPTTQVARSKPRAAAPVVTKPKPAAPPAEPAAAAPENVPNSSNVDVEDDGHSIYVRNLTFDTTPTQLEEVFKSFGAIKHEGIQVRSNKQQGFCFGFVEFETASGKQSALEASPVTIGDRQAVLEEKKTNSRGGGNNGGGRGRYFGGRGGFRNESFKGGRGGGGGRGGYGRGEYSGRPRSSNPRNNGEGYQRVPQNGGSGRGGHGGPRGGASS; via the exons atGGCACAGCAGGAAGCTAGCCCTTCCCCTGGCGCTGAGGTTGTTGGCCGCGCCTTTGTGGAGCAATACTATCACATTCTCCACCAGTCTCCCGGTTTAGTTCACCGGTTTTATCAGGATTCCAGCTTGTTAACCAGACCTGATGCGACCGGTGCTGTGACTACTGTCACAACTATGCTA gcGATCAACGATAAGATCCTGTCATTGAAATACGAAGAGTACACTGCCGAGATAGAAACTGCGGATGCTCAGGAGTCTCATGAGAGAGGCGTCATCGTCCTGGTGACGGGACGTTTAACCGGGAACGATAACGTGAGGAAGAAGTTCAGCCAAACTTTCTTCTTGGCTCCACAGGACAAGGGCTACTTTGTCTTGAACGACGTGTTTCGCTTCCTCGAGGAAAATAAGGTGACAACGCAAGCCATCAATGGAACAACCACCAGAGATGTTCACACTCCTGTGGAACCAGAACGTGTTGTTGTCAGTCGCGAGGCCGAGGTGGAGCCAGAGCCAGTTGCTACTATTGAGGAGGAGGAAGATCTTGACAGTGTGGCGGAGGTGTACGATCCTTCTGATAAAGATGAAGGAGTTGTTGTTGACGCTGAGCCTATCGAACCTCCAGCGCAAATAAGTCACAGTGAGGTTCCATCACTGCCTCAGGGAGATGCTCCTAAGCATTCATATGCTTCAATC CTCAAACTGATGAAAAGCGGTCCAGCACCAACAACACAAGTTGCTCGGAGCAAGCCAAGAGCAGCAGCTCCTGTCGTTACCAAACCGAAGCCAGCTGCTCCTCCTGCTGAGCCTGCAGCAGCAGCACCAGAGAATGTTCCAAACAGTAGCAATGTTGATGTTGAAG ATGATGGACATTCGATTTATGTTCGAAACTTAACTTTCGACACTACACCAACACAGCTTGAAGAGGTGTTCAAGAGCTTTGGTGCTATCAAGCATGAAGGGATTCAAGTCAGAAGCAATAAG CAGCAAGGTTTCTGTTTTGGTTTTGTGGAGTTTGAAACGGCTAGCGGGAAGCAAAGTGCTCTCGAG GCCTCACCGGTTACAATTGGTGATCGTCAAGCTGTTTTAGAGGAGAAGAAAACAAACAGTCGAG GAGGAGGTAACAATGGAGGTGGAAGGGGTAGGTACTTTGGGGGAAGAGGAGGCTTCAGAAACGAGAGTTTCAAAGGAGGacgtggtggaggaggaggaagaggaggctATGGAAGAGGTGAATATTCCGGTAGACCAAGGAGTTCAAACCCTCGGAACAATGGAGAAGGTTACCAAAGGGTTCCTCAAAACGGAGGGAGTGGAAGAGGAGGACATGGTGGGCCTCGCGGTGGTGCTTCATCTTAA
- the LOC106410754 gene encoding exocyst complex component EXO70E2 isoform X1: MAGLESKLPVVPGVKNHVLEACHHVVKALRASDNNLDPNLTKLLSDLESHLSTLEIVDTKVVVEDTGFSEIKKKFKEAKKVILGWEQNQSMILEAGVSKAKADLFFQALHDVQRVLTSFKALPIRTNKKEKDVYNQAAVVLDIAMFRLEKELCDVLNQYKQHVQPQYLSVSSRGKDIVYDESFVSLDDVVVEATDDQQILGSNNVVLLDPLVIPHIKAIAKAMFACDYGQAFCEAFITVRRDALDEYMSTTLEMERFSCVDVLGMQWEDLNGEMRKWTKVLKIVTLVYLASEKQLCDKILVDFEPSSAACFVEISKDTVLSLLAFGEAVSLRSCQPEMLERFLGMYEVSAELLLDVDNLFGDETGSFLRMAFHELAKTLADRTVATFSTFKNAIASDESTRAFSGGGIHHLTRYVMNYLKLLPEYKDALNTLLGNMQVDDSIPEKTGQDILPSTFSPMARHLRSIVTALESTLERKAQLYAEEPLKYIFLMNNCHYMVQKVKTSELRHFFGDEWIRKHIASYQHNVTDYERATWSSVLSLLKDNSKDSVSTSRDRCRLFCLAFDDVYKNQTRWSVPDPELRDDLHISTSVKVVQSYRGFLGRNAAGIGGKHVRYTCEDIESLLLDLFECLPSPRSLRSSRRR, encoded by the coding sequence ATGGCAGGGCTTGAATCCAAGCTTCCCGTTGTTCCTGGAGTGAAAAATCATGTCTTGGAGGCATGTCACCATGTCGTCAAGGCGCTGAGGGCATCTGATAACAACCTCGATCCCAACTTGACAAAGCTTCTAAGTGACCTAGAGTCTCATTTGTCAACACTTGAGATCGTTGATACCAAAGTTGTTGTTGAAGATACAGGATTCTCTGAGATCAAGAAAAAATTCAAAGAGGCTAAGAAGGTTATCCTTGGCTGGGAACAAAACCAGTCGATGATATTGGAAGCTGGTGTCTCTAAAGCTAAAGCTGATCTGTTCTTCCAAGCCCTCCACGATGTTCAAAGAGTTCTTACGAGTTTCAAAGCTTTGCCCATCAGAACCAACAAGAAGGAGAAAGATGTTTACAACCAAGCTGCGGTTGTTCTTGACATCGCGATGTTTAGGCTCGAGAAAGAGCTCTGCGATGTCCTGAATCAGTACAAACAGCATGTACAGCCTCAGTACTTGTCCGTCAGTTCCCGTGGAAAGGATATTGTTTACGATGAGTCCTTTGTCTCCCTAGATGATGTTGTTGTTGAAGCTACTGATGACCAACAGATATTGGGATCCAACAATGTCGTTTTACTCGATCCCCTCGTCATTCCTCACATCAAAGCTATTGCAAAGGCGATGTTCGCTTGCGACTATGGTCAAGCATTCTGCGAAGCTTTCATCACCGTCAGAAGAGACGCTCTCGATGAGTACATGTCCACCACTCTCGAAATGGAGAGATTCAGCTGCGTGGACGTTCTTGGAATGCAGTGGGAGGACTTGAACGGTGAGATGAGAAAATGGACGAAGGTGTTAAAGATCGTGACTCTGGTCTACCTCGCCAGCGAAAAGCAGCTCTGCGACAAGATCTTGGTAGACTTCGAGCCGAGCTCCGCCGCTTGCTTCGTCGAGATCTCGAAAGATACAGTACTATCTCTCCTCGCCTTTGGCGAAGCTGTGTCCCTCAGATCATGCCAGCCTGAGATGCTGGAGCGCTTCCTCGGCATGTACGAGGTTTCGGCAGAGCTTCTCTTGGACGTTGATAACCTCTTCGGTGATGAAACGGGGTCGTTTCTAAGAATGGCTTTCCACGAGCTGGCGAAGACGCTAGCTGATCGTACGGTTGCGACGTTCTCGACGTTCAAAAACGCAATAGCCTCTGATGAATCCACACGCGCCTTCTCTGGCGGCGGAATACATCACCTGACCAGGTATGTAATGAACTACTTGAAGCTTCTACCTGAGTACAAAGATGCACTAAACACACTCCTCGGGAACATGCAAGTCGACGACTCGATCCCGGAGAAGACAGGACAAGACATCCTCCCTTCCACGTTCTCTCCCATGGCGAGACACCTCAGATCAATCGTCACAGCTCTAGAATCCACCCTCGAACGCAAAGCTCAGCTCTACGCAGAGGAGCCGCTTAAGTACATCTTCTTGATGAACAACTGTCATTACATGGTCCAGAAGGTGAAAACATCAGAGCTGAGACACTTCTTCGGAGACGAGTGGATCAGGAAACACATCGCGAGCTACCAACACAACGTCACGGACTACGAGAGAGCCACGTGGAGCTCTGTCCTCTCTCTGCTTAAAGACAACAGCAAAGACTCTGTTTCCACCTCGAGAGACAGATGCAGGCTCTTCTGTCTCGCGTTCGATGATGTTTACAAGAACCAGACTCGCTGGTCGGTCCCTGATCCTGAGCTGAGGGATGATCTTCACATCTCGACCTCTGTCAAAGTTGTTCAGTCCTACAGAGGGTTTCTCGGAAGAAATGCAGCTGGTATAGGTGGGAAACACGTGAGATACACTTGTGAAGACATTGAGAGTTTGCTTCTTGATCTCTTTGAGTGTTTGCCTTCTCCAAGATCATTGCGCAGCTCTCGTAGGAGATGA